In Candidatus Dormiibacterota bacterium, a single genomic region encodes these proteins:
- the serS gene encoding serine--tRNA ligase, translating to MLDIVVIRRDPDRVRQSLRRRSLDPSVVDEILRLDAEYRSTLVGLESAQAARKALSAEIGMAADKAAATAERRPQLDALAGRIAQSEERVRELAPDAGGSPLRALLEQMPNLLDESVPDGNDESANVIVRAWGDLPHFDFAPKAHWELGEALGILDFERAARLSGSRFSLLKGNGARLSRALAQFFLDRAAQRGYEEIAPPYLVSRATMWSTGQLSTFADAMFHDADTDLYLIPTAEVPLTALHGGEILDARELPRKYAAFTPCFRKEAGAAGKDTRGLVRQHQFEKVELVWLAQPQHSSDALETLTDNAAALLRELELPHRVVALCSGETGFNAAKTYDVEVWLPNAGSFREISSCSNCTDFQARRAAIRFRSDAKSKPELVHTLNGSGLAIGRTLVAILENFQRADGTVAIPQALRPYAGFDALA from the coding sequence ATGCTCGATATCGTCGTCATTCGCCGCGATCCCGATCGCGTGCGGCAGTCGCTTCGCCGCCGCAGCCTCGATCCGTCCGTGGTCGACGAGATTCTGCGCCTCGATGCGGAGTACCGCTCAACGCTCGTCGGCCTCGAATCGGCGCAGGCGGCTCGCAAGGCGCTCTCCGCCGAGATCGGCATGGCTGCCGACAAAGCAGCCGCGACCGCGGAGCGCCGCCCGCAGCTCGATGCGCTCGCCGGCCGCATCGCGCAAAGTGAGGAGCGCGTACGCGAGCTGGCGCCCGACGCGGGAGGATCGCCGCTCCGCGCCCTCCTGGAGCAGATGCCCAATCTGCTGGACGAGAGCGTTCCAGACGGGAACGACGAAAGCGCGAACGTCATCGTTCGCGCGTGGGGAGATCTGCCGCACTTCGATTTTGCTCCGAAGGCGCATTGGGAGCTCGGCGAGGCGCTGGGCATTCTCGATTTCGAGCGAGCCGCCCGCCTTTCGGGCAGCCGCTTTTCGCTCTTGAAAGGCAATGGTGCGCGCCTCTCGCGCGCGCTCGCGCAGTTCTTTCTCGATCGAGCGGCGCAGCGCGGATACGAAGAGATCGCTCCGCCGTATCTCGTCTCTCGTGCGACGATGTGGTCGACGGGTCAGCTGAGCACGTTCGCCGACGCGATGTTTCACGATGCCGACACCGATCTCTACCTCATCCCCACCGCAGAGGTGCCGCTCACCGCGCTGCACGGCGGCGAGATCCTCGACGCGCGCGAGCTTCCGCGCAAGTATGCCGCATTCACGCCGTGCTTTCGCAAAGAAGCAGGCGCCGCGGGCAAGGACACGCGCGGCCTCGTTCGACAGCATCAATTCGAGAAGGTCGAACTCGTTTGGCTCGCGCAGCCCCAGCACTCCTCCGACGCGCTCGAGACGCTGACCGATAACGCTGCGGCGCTGCTGCGCGAGCTCGAGCTGCCGCATCGCGTCGTCGCGCTCTGCTCCGGCGAGACGGGCTTCAATGCGGCGAAGACCTACGACGTCGAGGTGTGGCTGCCGAACGCCGGCAGCTTTCGCGAGATCAGCTCGTGCTCCAACTGCACGGATTTTCAAGCGCGGCGCGCGGCGATTCGCTTCCGCTCCGACGCGAAGAGCAAACCGGAGCTCGTGCACACGCTCAACGGATCCGGGCTTGCAATCGGACGAACGCTCGTAGCGATTCTGGAGAACTTTCAGCGCGCGGACGGCACGGTCGCGATCCCGCAGGCGCTGCGCCCGTACGCAGGTTTCGACGCTCTCGCATAG
- a CDS encoding molybdopterin molybdotransferase MoeA, which produces MTKGFDAKRLLPPREALERYFALVALEPCGVECVALESARGRVLARRIEADDDYPTAARSAMDGFAIRSRSTPGAQRVVGDVRIGAQPQRGIANGEAMKISTGAMLPEGADAVVPVESVREKGGEVHVEERIAPGDAVVARGADMRAGEALLEPGRRIGGPELALLAALGVVDVPVYRRPVVAVISSGDELVAPSLRPGAGEVRDANRYAIAASLEALGVQPRQYPIVRDDEGLLEAALREALDACDGVVVSGGSSVGEHDLTPRATASLGSPGVVVHGLRVRPGKPTMLAAVEKKPIVGLPGNPLSALMMLEAVAASIFAALAGAPPPYREVDAELASALEAPAGWTWYVPVARDGDVVRPLALRSFAVSLAARASGYVVAGEKQSAFRAGERVRMRHFLCGGA; this is translated from the coding sequence ATGACTAAGGGTTTCGACGCAAAGCGTTTGCTCCCGCCGCGTGAGGCGTTGGAGCGCTATTTTGCGCTCGTTGCGCTCGAGCCGTGCGGCGTCGAGTGCGTCGCGCTCGAATCGGCGCGCGGACGCGTGCTCGCGCGTCGAATCGAGGCGGACGACGATTATCCCACCGCCGCGCGCTCGGCGATGGACGGTTTCGCGATTCGGTCGCGGAGTACGCCGGGCGCACAGCGCGTGGTCGGCGACGTGCGCATCGGCGCGCAGCCGCAGCGCGGAATCGCGAACGGCGAAGCGATGAAAATTTCGACGGGTGCGATGTTGCCGGAAGGCGCCGACGCCGTGGTACCTGTGGAAAGCGTTCGCGAAAAGGGCGGTGAGGTCCACGTCGAGGAGAGGATCGCGCCGGGCGATGCGGTCGTCGCGCGCGGCGCGGACATGCGCGCGGGGGAAGCGCTGCTCGAACCGGGTCGCCGCATCGGCGGGCCCGAGCTCGCGCTGCTGGCAGCGCTCGGCGTCGTGGACGTTCCCGTCTATCGCAGACCCGTCGTCGCGGTGATCTCGAGCGGCGACGAGCTCGTCGCGCCCTCCCTGCGACCGGGCGCCGGTGAAGTGCGCGATGCGAACCGCTATGCGATCGCGGCTTCGCTCGAGGCGCTCGGCGTACAGCCGCGACAGTACCCGATCGTGCGCGACGACGAGGGCTTGCTCGAAGCAGCGCTGCGCGAAGCGCTCGACGCGTGCGATGGCGTAGTCGTCAGCGGTGGTTCGTCCGTCGGCGAACACGACTTGACGCCTCGTGCAACCGCTTCGCTCGGATCGCCGGGCGTTGTCGTGCACGGCCTGCGCGTACGTCCCGGAAAGCCGACGATGCTCGCTGCAGTTGAAAAGAAGCCCATCGTCGGCCTTCCGGGCAACCCGCTCTCCGCGCTGATGATGCTGGAGGCGGTCGCGGCTTCGATCTTCGCCGCGCTCGCAGGAGCGCCGCCGCCGTACCGTGAGGTCGACGCCGAGCTTGCATCCGCGCTCGAAGCTCCGGCGGGATGGACGTGGTACGTGCCGGTCGCGCGCGACGGCGACGTGGTGCGACCGCTTGCACTGCGCTCGTTCGCCGTGAGCCTCGCGGCGCGTGCGAGCGGATACGTCGTCGCCGGCGAGAAGCAAAGCGCTTTTCGTGCGGGCGAGCGCGTGCGGATGCGGCACTTTCTCTGCGGTGGTGCGTGA
- a CDS encoding aminotransferase class I/II-fold pyridoxal phosphate-dependent enzyme: MRATRVVEALPANTPFIGPERLMRENGLRELVRLGANESAFGPSPRAVAAMAEQLDRLSWYGDPDSYALREALAARHGCALEQTTVACGIDDLMGLAVRAFVEIGGVAVAARGTYPTFAYHIAGYGARLETTPYTKEGGPDLSGLAALAQRVRPSIVYLANPDNPSGAFLERRLIAEFYEALPDETLLLLDEAYADFVPPDRLLEPRFEDRLVRLRTFSKAYGLAGARIGYALTTRANAERFERIRLQYGVNRNAQIGALAALEDEAHLAWVVRETAAARRAYEALAHELGTTTIPSLANFVCIDMGDAQRAMHVTAELLRRGVWIRKPGASPLDRYVRVSAGTPPMRHAFAQALRGVLAERGMAAP; the protein is encoded by the coding sequence ATGCGCGCAACGCGCGTCGTGGAGGCTCTTCCGGCGAATACGCCGTTTATCGGGCCCGAACGGTTGATGCGCGAGAACGGCCTGCGCGAGCTCGTGCGCCTCGGCGCGAACGAAAGCGCGTTTGGACCGTCGCCCCGCGCCGTCGCGGCGATGGCGGAGCAGCTCGATCGGCTCTCGTGGTACGGCGATCCGGACTCGTACGCGCTGCGTGAGGCGCTCGCCGCGCGTCACGGCTGCGCGCTTGAGCAGACGACGGTCGCCTGCGGGATCGACGACCTGATGGGCTTGGCGGTGCGCGCCTTCGTTGAGATCGGCGGTGTCGCGGTCGCGGCGCGCGGGACGTATCCCACCTTCGCGTACCACATCGCAGGATACGGTGCGCGCTTGGAAACGACGCCCTATACGAAGGAAGGCGGCCCCGACCTCAGCGGGCTTGCGGCGCTCGCGCAACGCGTGCGCCCGTCGATCGTCTACCTGGCGAATCCGGACAATCCGAGCGGAGCATTTCTGGAGCGCCGCCTCATCGCGGAGTTCTACGAGGCGCTCCCGGACGAGACGCTGCTGCTGCTGGACGAAGCGTACGCCGACTTCGTGCCGCCCGATCGACTGCTCGAGCCGCGCTTCGAAGACCGTCTCGTACGGCTGCGCACGTTTTCGAAGGCGTACGGCCTCGCCGGCGCGCGCATCGGATACGCGCTTACGACGAGGGCCAACGCAGAGCGATTCGAGCGGATCCGCCTGCAATACGGCGTCAATCGCAACGCGCAGATCGGTGCCCTCGCGGCGCTCGAGGACGAGGCGCACCTGGCGTGGGTGGTGCGCGAGACCGCAGCCGCGCGCCGGGCGTACGAGGCGCTCGCGCACGAGCTCGGCACGACGACGATTCCCTCGCTCGCCAACTTCGTGTGCATCGACATGGGCGACGCGCAGCGAGCGATGCACGTTACGGCGGAGCTCTTACGGCGCGGGGTTTGGATCCGCAAACCAGGCGCATCGCCGCTCGACCGATACGTTCGCGTCAGCGCCGGGACGCCTCCGATGCGT
- a CDS encoding GH92 family glycosyl hydrolase, whose amino-acid sequence MHLLLMALLLAAPDPTTLVNPFIGTSGTQQGGPIDTFPGADVPFGMLQWSPDTPSQNAGGGYEYNDRATTGFSVTHLSGPGCNVFGDFAILPTLGSVNDPAEAEDAFSHAHEQASPGWYALALDNGIAVALTVTPRTGLGSFTFPAGRAANLLVNASSDQAGVTAADVRVVGNDEITGSATSGAFCGMPDAFTVYFAARFNRPFSAYGTWRGASATPGSSASRGAGSGAWVTFDTAGGTVVKIAVAISYVSVAGALANLRAENRGWDLDAVHAAALKMWRNVLGRIAISGGTPSEQTTFYTALYHAMLHPNVYSDADGRYRGFDGNVHRVRPGHVEYVNYSDWDVYRSQIPLVALLDPDRAGDMMQSLVDAAQESGALPRWALVNAPTSVMGGDSVDAVLAGGYAFGARGFDVRGAVAAMVRGASDPDLPRVDGWYVERPELAEYLRHGYVVNTHTTSVAPVPNGASETLEYALDDFSIAQLARVADETRIYREFLRRSSNWENVFDTATGLVAPRDQDGAFMQTPIADAGQSGFQEGNAAQYTWMVPQDPNDLIAAMGGRAQAQRRLDTFFTQLDAGQNLPYAWLGNEPSLGSPWIYLSAGEPWRAQAVVRRALLTLYADTPVGLPGNDDLGEMSAWYVWCAIGLYPQNPAMRFLDVGSPLFARVVITAPHGPTIAIDAPAAADDAPYVQSLSVNGRATQQPWLELPLHGNVDLAFVLGSMPNEQWGTASADAPPSFAGASPRFPPASAVTLSLPTGVTAVAPGARATVQLALANPGTAAERIAWHVTAPDSLRVQPSSGASVVRAGETATVALVVTAGPQTTSAYETVCVEATAASGALLQHAAAVVRVGAASAHVALAFLENIYDNSVTPVDLSTGALLPKIAVGSSPRDGVVARNGMLFVADRDGATVSVIDPRTRTVVKTVDVGRGPSALMAAADGTLWFVNAYGGTVQSIDPRTQTASAPIAVGGTLRSVAIVGTTLYVTVQSQNEVVPIDMRTRALGTPIAVGRAPEGIAAMPGGRRLYVVDHASNEVTPIDVASGRALPAIRVGVAPVKIAIAPDGRTAYVGNYGVNTVTPIDLTRDTAGPPIPVGGEPYDVAVSTDGNTLWVVNHQDNDLVPVSIATRRPGAPIDDPNGPLTVVLP is encoded by the coding sequence ATGCACCTCTTGCTCATGGCGTTGCTTCTTGCGGCGCCCGATCCGACGACGCTCGTGAACCCCTTCATCGGCACCTCCGGCACGCAGCAGGGCGGCCCCATCGACACCTTTCCGGGCGCGGACGTCCCCTTCGGGATGCTGCAGTGGAGCCCGGATACGCCCTCGCAGAATGCCGGTGGCGGCTACGAATACAACGACCGTGCTACCACCGGCTTCAGCGTCACGCACCTGAGCGGGCCGGGATGCAACGTCTTCGGCGACTTTGCCATTCTGCCGACGCTCGGGAGCGTTAACGATCCGGCCGAAGCGGAGGACGCCTTCTCGCACGCGCACGAGCAAGCGTCACCGGGTTGGTACGCGCTCGCACTCGACAACGGCATCGCCGTGGCGCTCACGGTGACGCCGCGCACCGGCCTCGGCAGCTTCACGTTCCCGGCCGGCAGGGCCGCGAATCTCCTCGTAAACGCATCGTCCGATCAAGCCGGCGTAACCGCAGCGGACGTGCGCGTCGTCGGCAACGACGAGATTACCGGCTCGGCAACGAGCGGTGCGTTCTGCGGAATGCCCGACGCGTTCACCGTCTATTTTGCTGCCCGCTTCAACCGCCCGTTCTCCGCGTACGGCACGTGGCGCGGCGCGAGCGCGACGCCCGGATCGAGCGCGTCGCGCGGAGCGGGAAGCGGAGCGTGGGTGACGTTCGACACGGCCGGAGGCACTGTCGTGAAGATCGCAGTCGCGATCTCGTACGTGAGCGTCGCCGGTGCGCTTGCGAACCTCCGTGCGGAGAACCGCGGATGGGATCTCGACGCGGTGCACGCTGCCGCACTGAAGATGTGGCGCAACGTGCTCGGGCGGATTGCGATCTCGGGGGGAACGCCGAGCGAGCAGACGACGTTTTACACCGCACTCTATCATGCGATGCTCCATCCGAACGTCTATAGCGACGCCGACGGGCGCTACCGCGGGTTCGACGGCAACGTGCATCGCGTGCGCCCCGGACACGTCGAGTACGTGAACTACTCCGATTGGGACGTCTACCGTTCGCAGATTCCGCTCGTTGCGTTGCTCGATCCGGATCGCGCCGGCGACATGATGCAGTCCCTCGTCGACGCGGCGCAGGAAAGCGGCGCTCTTCCTCGCTGGGCGCTGGTGAACGCGCCGACGAGCGTCATGGGCGGCGACTCCGTCGACGCCGTGCTCGCGGGCGGCTATGCGTTCGGGGCGCGCGGCTTCGACGTGCGCGGCGCCGTAGCTGCGATGGTTCGCGGCGCGAGCGATCCCGATCTACCGCGCGTTGACGGTTGGTACGTCGAACGCCCGGAACTTGCCGAGTATCTGCGCCACGGCTACGTCGTCAACACGCACACGACGTCGGTTGCACCCGTTCCCAACGGCGCGTCGGAGACGCTGGAGTACGCGCTCGACGATTTCTCGATCGCGCAGCTCGCGCGCGTGGCGGACGAAACGCGCATCTATCGCGAGTTCCTGCGCCGCTCGAGCAATTGGGAGAATGTCTTCGACACGGCAACCGGGCTCGTCGCTCCGCGCGACCAGGACGGCGCCTTCATGCAGACGCCGATCGCCGATGCGGGCCAGAGCGGCTTTCAAGAGGGCAATGCGGCGCAGTACACGTGGATGGTGCCGCAAGACCCGAACGATCTCATCGCCGCCATGGGCGGGCGCGCGCAGGCCCAGCGGCGCCTCGACACGTTCTTCACGCAGCTCGACGCCGGCCAGAATCTGCCGTACGCGTGGCTTGGAAACGAGCCGAGCCTCGGGAGCCCGTGGATCTATCTCTCCGCCGGCGAACCCTGGCGCGCGCAGGCGGTCGTGCGTCGCGCGCTGCTGACGCTCTACGCAGACACACCCGTCGGCTTGCCGGGCAACGACGACCTCGGGGAGATGAGCGCGTGGTACGTGTGGTGCGCGATCGGGCTCTACCCGCAGAATCCCGCGATGCGTTTTCTCGACGTCGGCAGCCCGCTCTTCGCGCGCGTCGTCATCACCGCTCCGCACGGACCGACGATTGCGATCGACGCGCCGGCTGCTGCAGATGACGCACCGTACGTGCAGTCGCTCTCCGTAAACGGGCGCGCGACGCAGCAGCCGTGGCTCGAACTGCCGTTGCACGGGAACGTCGATCTCGCGTTCGTCTTGGGATCTATGCCGAACGAGCAATGGGGTACGGCGTCCGCCGATGCGCCGCCGTCGTTTGCGGGCGCATCCCCGCGCTTTCCACCTGCGAGTGCGGTCACGCTCTCGTTGCCAACCGGCGTTACCGCGGTTGCGCCCGGTGCGCGCGCGACCGTGCAGCTCGCGCTCGCGAATCCGGGAACGGCGGCGGAGCGCATTGCCTGGCACGTAACGGCCCCCGATTCCCTGCGCGTACAGCCCTCGTCGGGCGCGAGCGTCGTTCGCGCCGGCGAGACCGCGACCGTTGCGCTCGTCGTCACCGCCGGCCCGCAGACCACCAGCGCGTACGAAACCGTATGCGTCGAAGCAACCGCAGCGTCCGGCGCGCTGCTGCAGCACGCCGCCGCCGTCGTGCGTGTCGGGGCGGCGAGCGCGCACGTTGCACTCGCGTTTCTCGAGAACATTTACGACAATAGCGTGACGCCCGTCGATCTTTCCACCGGAGCGCTGCTGCCCAAGATCGCGGTCGGAAGCTCGCCGCGAGACGGTGTCGTCGCTCGCAACGGGATGCTCTTCGTCGCCGACCGCGACGGCGCCACCGTGAGCGTCATCGATCCGCGAACGCGCACGGTCGTGAAGACGGTCGACGTCGGCCGCGGCCCAAGCGCACTCATGGCGGCGGCGGACGGAACGCTCTGGTTCGTGAACGCGTATGGCGGCACCGTTCAATCGATCGATCCGAGGACGCAAACGGCAAGCGCGCCGATCGCCGTCGGCGGCACGCTGCGCTCGGTGGCGATCGTCGGAACGACGCTCTACGTCACCGTGCAATCGCAAAACGAAGTCGTGCCGATCGATATGAGAACGCGCGCGCTCGGAACGCCCATTGCGGTAGGGCGAGCACCGGAGGGGATTGCGGCGATGCCCGGCGGGCGCCGCCTCTACGTCGTCGACCACGCCTCGAACGAGGTGACGCCCATCGACGTAGCGAGCGGGCGCGCGCTACCAGCGATTCGTGTTGGGGTCGCTCCGGTGAAGATCGCCATCGCGCCGGACGGGCGCACCGCGTACGTCGGAAATTACGGCGTCAACACGGTGACGCCGATCGACCTGACCCGAGATACGGCAGGCCCCCCGATCCCGGTGGGAGGGGAGCCCTACGACGTCGCGGTGAGTACGGACGGCAACACGCTTTGGGTCGTCAATCACCAAGACAACGATCTCGTGCCCGTCAGCATCGCGACGCGCCGGCCTGGAGCGCCCATCGACGACCCGAACGGTCCGCTGACCGTCGTCCTTCCGTAG
- a CDS encoding glycosyltransferase family 39 protein: protein MKARTWVPYGAAILATALHALGNPHYGFFRDELYFIVCGRHPALGYVDQPPLTPLLAALSQSFGRSLFLLRLIPAFCAGLVAYVSCLFAEELGGGTFAEILTALVVMLAPVLVANEMRLTPDMLEIALWPLAALFVVRIVNGGSPKLWLAVGTIVGVAAWSKYSVAFFAVAVIAGLLLTQQRRLLASRWFFAGCILAVAIILPDFVWQAVHRFPILEVLRNDSGQFVVTGPPFLIQQILIMNPILSIVWIAGLVALARRPTMRWLAWAYVLLVVTMAALDAKNYYPSAIYPCLIASGAVAVEAWTRARPSVQAAIAAGAIAVSIPAVPFVLPVLPLANYIAYQNAVGRMLHVNFGLPDDPRKTVPIQYYADMLGWPQLVAKVAAVYQGLPPQQRAQAAIYTSNFGEASAIDVYGAAFGLPHAISGNNNFWLWGPRGYTGDTVIEVNADPAKARRFFSHVRVAGVFTNAHAMPYENDIPILVCSGIREPLAQLWPRLKVYGYALRTRSDDWTVDWHRTE from the coding sequence GTGAAGGCTCGTACGTGGGTTCCCTATGGTGCGGCGATCCTCGCGACCGCGCTGCACGCTCTCGGCAACCCCCACTACGGTTTCTTCCGCGACGAGCTCTATTTCATCGTCTGCGGACGTCATCCGGCACTCGGCTACGTCGACCAGCCGCCGCTAACGCCGTTGCTCGCCGCGCTCTCGCAGAGCTTCGGCCGATCGCTCTTCCTTCTGCGCCTCATCCCGGCGTTCTGCGCCGGCCTCGTCGCGTACGTTTCGTGTCTCTTCGCCGAAGAGCTTGGAGGTGGAACCTTCGCGGAAATTCTGACCGCGCTCGTCGTGATGCTGGCGCCGGTGCTCGTTGCAAACGAGATGCGGCTCACGCCGGATATGCTGGAGATCGCGCTCTGGCCGCTCGCCGCGCTCTTCGTCGTGCGCATCGTCAACGGTGGATCGCCGAAGCTGTGGTTGGCAGTCGGCACCATCGTCGGCGTTGCCGCATGGAGTAAGTACAGCGTTGCATTCTTCGCCGTGGCAGTGATCGCCGGGCTCTTGCTCACGCAGCAGCGACGCCTGCTCGCGTCGCGCTGGTTCTTCGCGGGGTGCATCCTCGCGGTCGCGATCATTCTGCCCGACTTCGTGTGGCAAGCCGTGCATCGCTTCCCGATACTGGAAGTGCTGCGCAACGACAGCGGACAGTTCGTCGTCACCGGGCCCCCATTTCTCATCCAGCAGATCCTCATCATGAACCCGATCCTCTCGATCGTCTGGATTGCCGGCCTCGTCGCGCTCGCACGCCGGCCCACGATGCGATGGCTTGCGTGGGCGTACGTGCTGCTCGTCGTCACGATGGCGGCGCTCGATGCGAAGAACTACTATCCGTCCGCGATCTACCCGTGCCTCATCGCGTCCGGCGCCGTCGCCGTCGAAGCGTGGACGCGCGCGCGGCCTTCCGTCCAAGCGGCGATCGCCGCGGGCGCGATCGCCGTCTCGATCCCGGCGGTGCCGTTCGTGCTACCCGTACTCCCCCTCGCGAACTACATTGCATACCAGAACGCAGTCGGCAGGATGCTGCACGTCAACTTCGGCCTACCCGACGATCCACGCAAGACCGTGCCGATTCAGTACTACGCCGATATGCTCGGGTGGCCGCAGCTCGTCGCGAAGGTCGCCGCCGTGTATCAAGGGCTTCCGCCGCAGCAGCGCGCGCAGGCCGCGATCTACACGAGCAACTTCGGCGAGGCGAGTGCGATCGACGTCTACGGCGCCGCGTTCGGCCTGCCGCACGCGATCAGCGGCAACAACAACTTCTGGCTCTGGGGGCCGCGCGGATACACGGGTGACACGGTCATCGAGGTGAATGCCGATCCGGCAAAGGCGCGGCGCTTCTTCTCGCACGTGCGCGTGGCCGGCGTCTTCACGAACGCTCACGCGATGCCGTACGAAAACGACATCCCCATCCTCGTGTGCAGTGGGATCCGCGAGCCGCTCGCTCAGCTTTGGCCGCGGCTCAAGGTGTACGGCTACGCGTTGCGAACGCGCTCGGACGATTGGACCGTCGATTGGCATCGCACCGAGTAG